One window from the genome of Haladaptatus paucihalophilus DX253 encodes:
- a CDS encoding 30S ribosomal protein S8e, producing MKDQGRSTRKRTGGRLKPLDKKKKHQLGREPTETQVGEPRYRTTDARGRNSKIRALTTDVANVTTDGETVSATIQDVLENGANPNYARRNIITKGAIIVTDEGKARVTSRPGQTGQVNAVLLDDE from the coding sequence ATGAAAGACCAAGGACGCTCCACGCGAAAGCGAACGGGTGGACGACTGAAGCCCCTCGACAAGAAAAAGAAACACCAACTCGGCCGTGAACCCACCGAAACGCAGGTCGGAGAACCGCGCTACCGCACCACGGACGCCCGTGGCCGCAACTCGAAGATTCGCGCGCTCACGACCGACGTCGCCAACGTGACCACCGACGGCGAGACGGTCAGCGCGACGATTCAGGACGTGCTCGAAAACGGCGCGAACCCGAACTACGCCCGCCGAAACATCATCACGAAGGGCGCCATCATCGTCACGGACGAGGGCAAGGCTCGCGTGACCTCGCGTCCCGGCCAGACCGGTCAGGTCAACGCAGTTCTCCTCGACGACGAATAA
- a CDS encoding DUF2240 family protein: MSLRIAVAAPFQQKGRERMRESEFVVSLSLDRDWFSPDQAKRLVDVASGQGLLSHEDDELITEFDPASVEIPDDFVPDESLLQEQSTFEKVLDKVVSHGTTKQTAVAEINELQAEVAVSVEAAAVVYARRKGIDVSDEAREALADLKA; encoded by the coding sequence ATGAGTTTGCGGATCGCCGTCGCCGCGCCGTTTCAGCAGAAGGGCCGCGAACGGATGCGTGAAAGCGAGTTCGTGGTGTCGCTGTCGCTCGACCGAGACTGGTTCTCCCCCGACCAAGCGAAGCGTCTCGTCGATGTCGCCAGCGGGCAGGGACTGCTGTCCCACGAGGACGACGAACTGATCACCGAGTTCGACCCGGCGAGCGTCGAGATTCCCGACGATTTCGTTCCCGACGAGAGCCTACTCCAGGAGCAATCGACGTTCGAGAAAGTGCTGGATAAGGTCGTCTCCCACGGAACGACGAAACAGACCGCGGTCGCCGAAATCAACGAGCTCCAAGCGGAGGTCGCCGTTTCGGTCGAGGCCGCCGCCGTCGTCTACGCGCGACGGAAGGGTATCGACGTGAGCGACGAAGCGCGGGAAGCGCTCGCGGACCTCAAAGCGTAA
- a CDS encoding HAD family hydrolase yields MCVTAVGFDLDATLAVTDRPRAKLLADATTAVDAPSLSRQAYLDAHSRHLASETREPIFADLLADGCGTDADELAAAYRRAILDALSPLDGVPDLLSSLRREYRVGLLTNGPVVAQRGKLAQLGWEDNFDVTVVTGELEAGKPTRHAFDAFCEKLGDPPADTVYVGDDPKMDVRGANDAGMKTIQVLFPDGPDPEPSADAYVERDELVTALPDVIASLEARDDG; encoded by the coding sequence ATGTGCGTGACCGCCGTGGGGTTCGACCTCGATGCCACCCTCGCCGTGACCGATAGACCGCGGGCGAAACTGCTCGCGGACGCGACGACGGCGGTGGACGCGCCGTCGCTGTCCCGTCAGGCGTATCTCGACGCCCACAGTCGCCACCTCGCCAGCGAGACGCGCGAACCCATCTTCGCCGACTTGCTCGCGGACGGGTGCGGCACCGACGCCGACGAACTCGCCGCCGCCTATCGACGGGCGATATTGGACGCGCTGTCGCCGCTCGATGGCGTCCCGGACCTGCTCTCGTCCCTCCGTCGGGAGTATCGCGTCGGCTTGCTTACGAACGGCCCGGTCGTCGCCCAACGCGGCAAACTCGCCCAACTGGGGTGGGAAGACAACTTCGACGTCACGGTCGTCACCGGCGAACTGGAGGCGGGAAAGCCGACCCGTCACGCGTTCGACGCGTTCTGTGAGAAACTCGGGGACCCACCCGCCGACACCGTGTACGTCGGCGACGACCCGAAAATGGACGTTCGGGGGGCGAACGATGCCGGGATGAAGACGATACAAGTGCTGTTTCCCGACGGGCCGGACCCGGAGCCGTCGGCGGACGCGTACGTCGAGCGCGACGAACTCGTCACCGCGCTTCCGGACGTGATTGCATCGCTCGAAGCGCGAGACGACGGATAA
- the pyrF gene encoding orotidine-5'-phosphate decarboxylase — translation MNFFDRLANRIAATDSIVSVGLDADIDRIPDHLHEYDLPRWAFNRRIIDATHEHAAVYKPNVAFYEDADGWAALEETIAYAHGKDVPVLLDAKRADIGNTARQYAKLLDSADAITVNPYMGRDSLDPFLSREDKGVFILCRTSNPGGSDMQNLELASGETLYEWVASLADLWNGNGNVGLVVGATTPDELEELRERVPDLPFLVPGVGAQGGDVEAAATYALADGAGLVNSSRGIIFAGEDAGEQFAEASGQAAKRLKKRLNQYR, via the coding sequence ATGAACTTCTTCGACCGCCTCGCGAACCGCATCGCGGCGACGGACAGCATCGTCTCCGTCGGACTCGACGCCGACATCGACCGAATTCCGGACCATCTGCACGAGTACGACCTGCCCCGCTGGGCGTTCAACCGTCGTATCATCGACGCGACACACGAACACGCGGCGGTGTACAAACCCAACGTCGCGTTCTACGAGGACGCGGACGGGTGGGCGGCGCTGGAGGAGACCATCGCGTACGCGCACGGAAAAGACGTTCCCGTCCTGCTCGACGCGAAGCGCGCCGACATCGGCAACACGGCGCGACAGTACGCGAAACTCCTCGATTCGGCGGACGCCATCACGGTCAACCCTTACATGGGCCGCGACTCGCTCGACCCGTTCCTCTCGCGGGAAGACAAGGGCGTCTTCATCCTCTGTCGGACTTCGAATCCCGGCGGGTCGGACATGCAGAACCTCGAACTCGCGTCCGGCGAGACCCTCTACGAGTGGGTTGCCTCGCTCGCCGACCTGTGGAACGGTAACGGCAACGTCGGCCTCGTCGTCGGCGCGACGACGCCGGACGAACTCGAAGAACTCCGCGAGCGCGTCCCGGACCTCCCGTTCCTCGTCCCCGGCGTCGGCGCGCAGGGCGGCGACGTCGAAGCGGCGGCGACCTACGCCCTCGCGGACGGCGCGGGACTGGTGAACTCCTCGCGCGGCATCATCTTCGCGGGCGAGGACGCCGGAGAGCAGTTCGCCGAGGCGTCGGGACAGGCCGCGAAGCGACTGAAGAAACGGCTGAATCAGTACCGGTAA
- a CDS encoding amidohydrolase: protein MTAPADVILTNAEVHTLSDGDATAEAVAVRDGKIVRVDSAYEVAFLEGIETEVIDLGGRVLLPGFIDAHTHMQTVGSYIVNADLSAADSPGDCVDLLAELEGDREWILGYGFDESMWDESRYLTREDLDAVSETRPVVAFREDLHVASVNGVALDRLGDEMPDEDVETEDGDPTGVIVEDAVNAVYEAIEPDAETTRELLLAAQRDAHEKGVTGVHDMVRQSRAPKVYRRLERDGDLSLRVRINYWSDHIEAADEIGLVTNHGSSLVTTGAIKSFTDGSFGGRTAKLSEPYADADDAADTDGDVTGQWVVSPEELDDIVERADGAGFQVTAHAIGDEAIEAVLDAFEKTGDAGEKRHRVEHVELVTDEQIERFAESGVIASVQPNFLKWAQPDGLYDVRLGEERRRQTNRYRTLLDAGAHLAFGSDCMPLDPLLGIHQTVNAPVEEQRLSVTEALRAYTLGAAYAGFDEDDLGTVETGKRADFTVLDRSPWEHEDDIENIDVAMTVVDGTVVFDGRND from the coding sequence ATGACAGCGCCAGCGGATGTGATTCTCACGAACGCCGAGGTACACACCCTGTCGGACGGCGACGCGACCGCCGAAGCGGTCGCCGTCCGCGACGGGAAAATCGTTCGCGTGGATTCCGCCTACGAAGTCGCGTTCCTCGAAGGCATCGAAACCGAGGTCATCGACCTCGGCGGTCGCGTCCTCCTGCCGGGATTCATCGACGCCCACACGCACATGCAGACGGTCGGGAGCTACATCGTCAACGCCGACCTCTCGGCGGCCGACTCGCCGGGCGATTGCGTGGACCTGCTGGCCGAGTTGGAGGGCGACCGCGAGTGGATACTCGGCTACGGGTTCGACGAGAGCATGTGGGACGAATCGCGCTACCTCACCCGCGAGGACCTCGATGCAGTGAGCGAAACCCGCCCCGTGGTCGCGTTCCGCGAGGACCTCCACGTCGCCTCCGTCAACGGCGTCGCCCTCGACCGACTCGGCGACGAGATGCCGGACGAAGACGTCGAAACGGAGGACGGCGACCCGACCGGCGTCATCGTGGAGGATGCGGTCAACGCGGTGTACGAAGCCATCGAACCCGACGCCGAGACGACGCGAGAACTCCTGCTCGCGGCACAGCGGGACGCCCACGAGAAGGGCGTCACCGGGGTCCACGACATGGTTCGCCAGTCGCGCGCGCCGAAGGTGTACCGCCGCCTCGAACGGGACGGCGACCTCTCCTTGCGGGTCCGAATCAACTACTGGAGCGACCACATCGAGGCCGCGGACGAGATCGGCCTCGTAACGAACCACGGCAGTTCGCTGGTGACGACGGGCGCGATAAAGTCCTTCACCGACGGCAGTTTCGGCGGCCGGACGGCGAAGCTCTCGGAACCGTACGCCGACGCGGACGACGCCGCGGACACCGACGGCGACGTGACGGGCCAGTGGGTCGTTTCCCCGGAAGAACTGGACGACATCGTGGAGCGGGCTGACGGCGCGGGCTTTCAGGTAACGGCCCACGCCATCGGCGACGAAGCCATCGAGGCCGTGTTGGACGCCTTCGAGAAAACCGGGGATGCGGGCGAAAAGCGCCACCGCGTCGAACACGTCGAACTCGTGACGGACGAACAGATAGAGCGGTTCGCGGAGTCGGGCGTCATCGCGTCCGTCCAACCGAACTTCCTGAAGTGGGCGCAACCGGACGGCCTGTACGACGTCCGACTCGGCGAGGAGCGACGACGGCAGACCAACCGCTACCGCACCCTGCTCGACGCCGGTGCCCACCTCGCGTTCGGGAGCGACTGCATGCCCCTCGACCCGCTCCTCGGGATTCACCAGACCGTCAACGCGCCCGTCGAGGAACAGCGCCTGTCCGTGACGGAGGCGCTCCGCGCGTACACGCTCGGGGCGGCCTACGCCGGGTTCGACGAGGACGACCTCGGAACCGTCGAGACGGGTAAGCGGGCGGATTTCACCGTCCTCGACCGCTCGCCGTGGGAACACGAGGACGACATCGAGAACATCGACGTGGCGATGACGGTGGTGGACGGTACTGTCGTCTTCGACGGACGGAACGATTAA
- the nadA gene encoding quinolinate synthase NadA has translation MPKMETANLETELSLFKYDNLEQLPSEYRGLSEEERTERIERALDELGDDVVVLGHNYQRREIVEHADFVGDSYQLSVQAAEADAKYVVFGGVTFMAESADIITDDDQTVILPSMEASCPMAGMAEALQVDAAWERIEAAAPDDDIVPITYMNSYADLKAFCAEQGGAVCTSSNAHRVFEWALERGDKVLFLPDKHLGENTAHRLGLEDETVLWNPWDPEEQDSESVADAKIVLWDGYCQVHERFDVGHVERVREGHPDANVVVHPECRREVVEAADVVGSTATICESIAEADPGETWAVGTEIHLVEHLERWHPEVNVLPLCGDACMDCNAMRQIDPNYLTWVLEELVSGRERNVIEVAPEEKDLAMLALDRMLDL, from the coding sequence GTGCCAAAAATGGAGACAGCAAACCTCGAAACGGAACTCAGTCTGTTCAAGTACGACAATTTAGAGCAACTTCCCTCCGAATATCGAGGACTGAGTGAAGAAGAGCGAACGGAGCGCATCGAGCGGGCGCTCGACGAACTGGGCGACGACGTGGTCGTCCTCGGTCACAACTACCAGCGGCGGGAAATCGTCGAACACGCGGATTTCGTCGGCGACTCCTACCAGTTGAGTGTCCAAGCGGCGGAGGCCGACGCGAAATACGTCGTCTTCGGCGGCGTCACGTTCATGGCCGAGTCGGCGGACATCATCACGGACGACGACCAGACGGTCATCCTCCCGTCGATGGAGGCGTCCTGCCCGATGGCCGGGATGGCGGAGGCGCTGCAGGTGGACGCCGCCTGGGAGCGTATCGAGGCGGCCGCGCCCGACGACGACATCGTTCCGATAACGTACATGAACTCCTACGCCGACCTGAAGGCGTTTTGCGCCGAGCAGGGCGGCGCGGTCTGTACCTCCTCGAACGCCCACCGCGTCTTCGAGTGGGCCCTGGAACGGGGCGACAAGGTTCTCTTTCTGCCCGACAAGCACCTCGGCGAGAACACCGCTCACCGACTCGGATTGGAGGACGAGACGGTGCTGTGGAATCCGTGGGACCCCGAGGAACAGGATTCGGAGTCCGTGGCGGACGCGAAAATCGTCCTCTGGGACGGCTACTGTCAGGTTCACGAGCGCTTCGACGTGGGACACGTCGAGCGCGTCCGCGAGGGGCATCCGGACGCGAATGTGGTCGTCCACCCCGAATGTCGCCGCGAAGTCGTGGAGGCGGCCGACGTCGTTGGCAGCACGGCGACGATTTGCGAGTCCATCGCCGAGGCCGACCCCGGCGAGACGTGGGCCGTCGGGACGGAGATTCACCTCGTCGAGCACCTCGAGCGCTGGCATCCGGAGGTGAACGTGCTCCCCCTCTGTGGCGACGCGTGCATGGACTGCAACGCGATGCGCCAAATCGACCCGAACTACCTGACGTGGGTGCTGGAGGAGTTGGTCAGCGGACGGGAACGAAACGTCATCGAGGTCGCACCGGAGGAAAAGGACCTCGCAATGCTGGCGCTCGACAGGATGTTGGACCTATGA
- a CDS encoding L-aspartate oxidase produces the protein MSGTKNDAETTDVLVVGSGIAGCSAALAAARAGADVLVATKATRPENASTHWAQGGIAVTRDDPESLRADVLTASANTADPDAVDMLVENANDAVTDVLIDTLDVSFDTDGEEYDYGREAAHSEKRILHVDASTGQHVLGPFLSHLDDHPRVTIHDGTAALSLVTREGRVHGAMLEREGDRRPVFAGATVLATGGVGALYGHSTNPASATGDGIAMAALAGAKTADMAYVQFHPTAYSGRVEPRSTNRAATPRDDSFLVSEAVRGEGAVLRNADGERFMTDVHPDAELAPRDVVARAVQRERERTGEVVLDTTPLDFAGTFPDLAEKCDERGVPRDSIPVAPSEHFLCGGIDVDDRGRTSLDRLSAVGECARTGVHGANRLASTSLLEGLVWGLRAGETAATGGAKPEPVEAPDLLNSDPALPDGFARDKFARLRAVMDECVGLTRTPDDLRRATAVLRRLKGEVDAYARTRTARDLYELRNATVVALLVARDALDAESVGCHHVEEVHAD, from the coding sequence ATGAGCGGGACGAAAAACGACGCCGAAACGACGGACGTACTGGTCGTCGGCAGCGGCATCGCGGGCTGTAGCGCCGCGCTCGCCGCGGCGCGTGCGGGCGCGGACGTGCTCGTCGCCACCAAGGCGACCCGCCCCGAAAACGCCTCGACGCACTGGGCGCAGGGCGGCATCGCCGTGACCCGCGACGACCCGGAATCGCTCCGCGCGGACGTGCTGACGGCGAGCGCAAACACGGCCGACCCGGACGCGGTGGACATGCTGGTCGAGAACGCGAACGACGCGGTGACGGACGTGCTCATCGACACGCTCGACGTTTCCTTCGACACGGACGGCGAAGAATACGACTACGGACGGGAGGCCGCTCACTCCGAGAAGCGAATCCTCCACGTCGATGCCAGCACGGGCCAGCACGTTCTCGGGCCGTTCCTGTCCCATCTGGACGACCACCCGCGCGTGACGATTCACGATGGCACCGCCGCGCTGTCGCTCGTGACCCGCGAGGGACGGGTTCACGGTGCGATGCTCGAACGCGAGGGCGACCGCCGTCCCGTCTTCGCGGGGGCGACGGTACTCGCAACCGGCGGCGTCGGGGCGCTGTACGGCCACTCGACGAATCCGGCGTCGGCGACGGGTGACGGCATCGCCATGGCCGCGCTCGCCGGGGCAAAGACGGCCGACATGGCCTACGTGCAGTTTCATCCGACCGCGTATTCGGGACGCGTGGAACCACGTTCCACGAACCGAGCGGCGACGCCGCGAGACGACTCCTTCCTCGTCAGCGAGGCGGTTCGCGGCGAGGGCGCGGTCCTCCGGAACGCCGACGGCGAGCGGTTCATGACGGACGTGCACCCCGACGCCGAGTTGGCGCCGCGGGACGTGGTGGCCCGCGCGGTCCAGCGCGAACGCGAGCGAACCGGCGAGGTCGTCCTCGATACGACGCCGCTCGACTTCGCCGGGACGTTCCCGGATCTCGCCGAGAAGTGCGACGAGCGCGGCGTTCCGCGCGATTCGATTCCGGTCGCGCCGAGCGAGCACTTCCTCTGTGGCGGTATCGACGTGGACGACCGCGGACGGACGAGCCTCGACCGCCTGTCCGCGGTCGGCGAGTGCGCACGAACCGGCGTGCACGGCGCGAACCGACTCGCCTCGACCAGCCTGCTCGAAGGGTTGGTGTGGGGACTCCGCGCCGGGGAGACGGCGGCGACCGGCGGAGCGAAGCCCGAACCCGTCGAAGCGCCGGATCTGTTGAACAGCGACCCGGCGCTTCCGGACGGATTCGCCCGCGACAAGTTCGCCCGACTGCGGGCGGTGATGGACGAGTGCGTCGGCCTCACCCGAACACCGGACGACCTTCGGCGGGCGACGGCGGTGCTCAGGCGACTGAAGGGCGAGGTCGACGCCTACGCCAGAACCCGAACCGCGCGCGACCTCTACGAACTCAGGAACGCGACCGTCGTCGCCCTGCTGGTCGCACGGGACGCGCTAGACGCCGAATCAGTCGGCTGTCACCACGTGGAGGAGGTCCATGCTGACTGA
- the nadC gene encoding carboxylating nicotinate-nucleotide diphosphorylase: MLTDGDVERWLREDVGHRDVTNHVPGETVGRLVARESGVVAGLDAALAVFDYLGCDSQQAVESGTRVEAGDTVFEVHGPATDVLRGERVAVNLVGHASGVATKTANAVAAARTVSDDVAIAGTRKTTPGLRGIEKRAIAAGGGDTHRLTLSGMVMVKDNHIEEMGLDDAIAHFRESASFATKIEVEVERPADGRRAAEAGADIVMFDNLPAADVERGVELLPNGVLAEASGGIGIEDVPDYAGTGVDVISIGALTHSAPSVDFSFHTG; encoded by the coding sequence ATGCTGACTGACGGCGACGTGGAACGGTGGCTCCGCGAGGACGTGGGCCACCGCGACGTGACCAACCACGTCCCCGGCGAGACGGTCGGGCGACTCGTCGCGCGGGAGTCCGGCGTCGTCGCCGGATTGGACGCCGCGCTGGCCGTGTTCGACTACCTCGGTTGCGACTCCCAACAGGCGGTCGAGAGCGGGACCCGCGTCGAGGCGGGCGACACGGTGTTCGAGGTTCACGGTCCGGCGACGGACGTCCTCCGCGGGGAGCGAGTCGCGGTCAACCTCGTCGGCCACGCGTCGGGCGTCGCAACGAAGACGGCGAACGCGGTGGCCGCCGCTCGAACCGTCAGCGACGACGTGGCGATTGCGGGGACGCGAAAGACGACGCCCGGCCTTCGCGGCATCGAGAAACGGGCCATCGCGGCCGGTGGGGGCGACACCCACCGGCTCACGCTCTCGGGGATGGTCATGGTCAAGGACAACCACATCGAGGAGATGGGACTCGACGACGCGATAGCACACTTCCGCGAGTCGGCGTCGTTCGCCACGAAAATCGAGGTAGAAGTGGAGCGCCCAGCCGACGGCCGCCGGGCGGCCGAGGCGGGGGCGGATATCGTGATGTTCGACAACCTCCCGGCGGCGGACGTGGAGCGCGGCGTCGAACTGCTCCCGAATGGCGTCCTCGCGGAGGCGAGCGGCGGCATCGGTATCGAGGACGTACCCGACTACGCCGGGACCGGCGTGGACGTGATTTCCATCGGCGCGCTGACCCACAGCGCGCCGTCGGTGGATTTCTCGTTCCACACTGGCTGA
- a CDS encoding inositol monophosphatase family protein → MDESDLDSFEAVAVRACDTAGGYLASEFETNSLAAEHGPDDVKALADRAAERRVLNVLTEAFPDHAIYAEESGKRSGAGEYRWVVDPLDGTNNFCSGIPYFGTALALLREDVPVLSVVRDPLHDDTYVARRGGGVTLNGEPIRAESDMASDHATVSFVLGLDAVRDEELRVKADALNDEVAERCKRVWESWAPALDWGLLARGKLEAVVSVHPDAVEQHAGWLLAEESGARLANDDDLFLAAASDETFETLRTLL, encoded by the coding sequence ATGGACGAGAGTGACCTCGATTCGTTCGAGGCGGTCGCGGTGCGGGCGTGTGACACCGCCGGGGGGTATCTGGCTTCCGAGTTCGAAACGAACTCGCTCGCGGCGGAGCACGGCCCGGACGACGTGAAGGCGCTCGCCGACCGTGCGGCGGAGCGTCGCGTGCTGAACGTGTTGACCGAGGCGTTCCCCGACCACGCCATCTACGCCGAGGAGTCGGGAAAGCGGTCCGGCGCGGGCGAGTACCGGTGGGTGGTGGACCCGCTCGACGGCACGAACAACTTCTGTTCCGGGATTCCGTACTTCGGCACCGCGCTCGCGCTCCTCCGGGAGGACGTGCCGGTTCTATCGGTGGTCCGCGACCCGCTTCACGACGACACCTACGTCGCCAGGCGGGGCGGCGGGGTCACGCTGAACGGCGAACCGATTCGGGCCGAGAGCGACATGGCGAGCGACCACGCGACGGTTTCGTTCGTCCTCGGGCTGGACGCGGTTCGGGACGAGGAGTTGCGGGTGAAAGCGGACGCGTTGAACGATGAGGTCGCCGAACGCTGCAAGCGAGTCTGGGAGAGTTGGGCACCCGCGTTGGATTGGGGCCTGCTCGCGCGGGGGAAACTCGAAGCCGTCGTCTCCGTCCACCCGGACGCGGTGGAACAGCACGCGGGGTGGTTGCTGGCGGAGGAGAGCGGCGCGCGGTTGGCGAACGACGACGACCTGTTCCTCGCGGCGGCGAGCGACGAGACCTTCGAGACGCTGCGAACGCTGTTGTGA
- a CDS encoding HVO_0649 family zinc finger protein, whose translation MAAKSSRSPFDRLRQHYEDKERKCIECGYVDTEGNWRVTKRGREIHYQHLCPRCDAIDTRILRYD comes from the coding sequence ATGGCAGCCAAATCCAGCCGTTCCCCGTTCGACCGGCTACGACAGCATTACGAGGACAAGGAGCGCAAGTGCATCGAGTGCGGTTACGTCGATACGGAAGGTAACTGGCGCGTCACGAAACGAGGACGGGAAATCCACTACCAACACCTCTGCCCGCGCTGTGACGCCATCGACACGCGCATCCTCCGGTACGACTAG
- the gpmI gene encoding 2,3-bisphosphoglycerate-independent phosphoglycerate mutase, whose amino-acid sequence MKAGLIVLDGWGLGSEDGGRNAIEAADTPNFDRLARDGAYGTLDVTGRRVGLPDGQMGNSEVGHLNIGAGRVVKQEYTRISDAIADGELGENEAINGAFDYAEEHGGRVHFMGLVSDGGVHSDQEHLYSLIELAADRGIEATTHAFTDGRDTPPKSGAGFLSSLEDVVEEQGTGEIATVSGRYYAMDRDQNWERTQRAYDAIVNREAEYEKGSAVEAVEASYERGDTDEFVKPSLVRGGHALEDGDAVVFFNYRSDRARQLTRMIADIDPAWSFDTHPPDVEFVTMTQYDPEFDLPVAFPPHQPEETLGEVLSENGLTQLRLAESEKYAHVTYFLNGGREVEFDGEIRRIIESPDVPTYDQQPEMSAEGVTDTAISVIDAEDPDVLVLNYANPDMVGHTGDFDAAVEAVEAVDEQLGRLVDTLEAHGAHVLITADHGNADDMGMPDDPHTAHTYNPVPLVYVSPEGDDGGKRVRSGGSLCDLAPTLLSLIGVQQPAEMTGESLLEN is encoded by the coding sequence ATGAAAGCGGGACTCATCGTGCTCGACGGATGGGGACTGGGTAGCGAAGACGGCGGCCGGAACGCAATCGAGGCCGCGGACACGCCGAATTTCGACCGCCTCGCGCGGGACGGCGCGTACGGGACGCTCGACGTGACGGGGCGGCGGGTCGGACTCCCGGACGGCCAGATGGGTAACAGCGAAGTCGGCCACCTCAACATCGGCGCGGGTCGCGTGGTCAAACAGGAGTACACCCGCATCAGCGACGCCATCGCGGACGGCGAACTTGGCGAGAACGAGGCCATCAACGGCGCGTTCGACTACGCCGAGGAACACGGCGGGCGCGTCCACTTCATGGGATTGGTGAGCGACGGCGGCGTCCACTCCGACCAGGAACATCTCTACTCGCTCATCGAACTCGCGGCGGACCGCGGTATCGAGGCGACGACGCACGCCTTCACGGACGGGCGGGACACGCCGCCGAAGAGCGGGGCGGGCTTTCTTTCCAGTCTGGAAGATGTGGTCGAGGAACAGGGGACGGGCGAGATAGCGACCGTCTCGGGGCGCTACTACGCGATGGACCGCGACCAGAACTGGGAGCGGACCCAGCGGGCCTACGACGCAATCGTGAATCGGGAGGCCGAGTACGAGAAGGGGAGCGCCGTGGAGGCCGTGGAAGCGTCCTACGAACGCGGCGACACCGACGAGTTCGTCAAGCCGTCGCTCGTGAGGGGCGGGCACGCGCTGGAGGACGGTGACGCGGTGGTGTTCTTCAACTACCGCTCCGACCGCGCCCGACAGCTGACGCGCATGATTGCGGACATCGACCCGGCGTGGTCGTTCGACACGCACCCGCCGGACGTCGAGTTCGTGACGATGACCCAGTACGACCCCGAGTTCGACCTGCCGGTGGCGTTCCCGCCTCATCAACCCGAAGAGACGCTGGGGGAGGTACTCTCGGAGAACGGCCTGACGCAGCTTCGGCTTGCGGAATCGGAGAAGTACGCCCACGTCACCTACTTCCTAAACGGCGGGCGGGAGGTCGAGTTCGACGGCGAGATTCGGCGCATCATCGAGAGTCCCGACGTACCGACCTACGACCAGCAACCCGAGATGAGCGCCGAAGGCGTCACGGACACCGCTATCTCGGTCATCGACGCCGAGGACCCCGACGTGCTCGTCCTGAACTACGCGAACCCGGACATGGTGGGCCACACCGGGGACTTCGACGCCGCCGTGGAAGCCGTCGAAGCGGTGGACGAACAACTCGGACGACTCGTGGACACGCTCGAAGCCCACGGTGCCCACGTCCTCATCACCGCGGACCACGGCAACGCGGACGACATGGGGATGCCGGACGACCCGCACACGGCGCACACGTACAATCCCGTTCCGCTCGTCTACGTCTCCCCGGAGGGCGACGACGGCGGAAAGAGGGTTCGGAGCGGCGGGTCGCTCTGTGACCTCGCGCCGACGCTCCTGTCGCTCATCGGCGTCCAGCAACCGGCGGAGATGACCGGCGAGTCGCTGTTGGAAAACTAG